In Hyla sarda isolate aHylSar1 chromosome 9, aHylSar1.hap1, whole genome shotgun sequence, the following proteins share a genomic window:
- the LOC130291296 gene encoding transcription factor Sox-3 — translation MYSMLDTDIKSPVQQSNAQTGGPGTPGGKGNATTPDQDRVKRPMNAFMVWSRGQRRKMAQENPKMHNSEISKRLGADWKLLSDAEKRPFIDEAKRLRAVHMKEYPDYKYRPRRKTKTLLKKDKYSLPGNLLAPGVSPVSSSVGVGQRIDTYAHMNGWTNGAYSLMQDQIGYSQHHGMNSPQIQQMHRYDMTGLQYSPMMSSAQTYMNAASTYSMSPAAYNQQTSTVMSLGSMGSVVKSEPSSPPPAITSHTQRACLGDLRDMISMYLPPGGDASDPSSLQNSRLHSVHQHYQSAGTGVNGTVPLTHI, via the coding sequence ATGTATAGCATGCTGGACACAGACATCAAGAGCCCTGTGCAGCAATCCAATGCACAAACTGGGGGTCCTGGGACTCCAGGGGGCAAAGGCAATGCCACCACTCCGGACCAGGATCGAGTCAAGCGACCTATGAATGCTTTCATGGTATGGTCCAGAGGGCAGAGGAGAAAGATGGCGCAGGAGAACCCCAAGATGCACAACTCTGAGATCAGCAAGCGGCTGGGTGCCGACTGGAAGCTCCTGAGCGATGCGGAGAAGAGACCCTTCATAGATGAGGCGAAGAGGCTGAGAGCTGTCCACATGAAGGAATACCCGGATTACAAGTACAGACCCAGGAGGAAGACCAAGACCCTGTTGAAAAAGGACAAATATTCCCTGCCTGGCAATCTCTTGGCTCCAGGTGTCAGTCCAGTATCCAGCTCTGTTGGAGTTGGCCAGAGGATAGACACTTATGCCCACATGAATGGTTGGACTAATGGGGCTTACAGCTTGATGCAGGACCAGATTGGGTACTCTCAACATCATGGCATGAACAGCCCTCAGATCCAGCAGATGCACAGGTATGACATGACTGGTCTTCAGTACAGCCCCATGATGTCTTCTGCTCAAACCTACATGAACGCAGCTTCTACCTACAGCATGTCCCCTGCAGCCTACAACCAGCAAACCTCCACAGTCATGAGCCTGGGCTCCATGGGGTCGGTTGTCAAGTCGGAACCAAGTTCTCCTCCACCTGCAATCACTTCTCACACTCAGAGAGCTTGCCTAGGAGACCTGAGAGATATGATCAGCATGTACCTACCCCCAGGTGGAGATGCAAGTGACCCATCTTCCCTCCAGAACAGCAGACTGCACAGTGTCCATCAGCATTACCAAAGTGCAGGGACTGGGGTCAATGGCACTGTACCACTAACGCACATTTAA